One Chanodichthys erythropterus isolate Z2021 chromosome 22, ASM2448905v1, whole genome shotgun sequence DNA window includes the following coding sequences:
- the pygma gene encoding glycogen phosphorylase, muscle form: MSKPLSDSDRKKQISVKGLAGVENVADLKKNFNRHLHFTLVKDRNVSTKRDYYFALAHTVRDHLVGRWIRTQQSYYEKDPKRVYYLSLEFYMGRTLQNTMVNLALENACDEATYQLGLDMEELQEMEEDAGLGNGGLGRLAACFLDSMASLGLAAYGYGIRYEFGIFNQKICNGWQVEEADDWLRYGNPWEKARPEYMRPVHFYGRTEHHPDGVKWVDTQVVLALPYDTPIPGYRNNIVNTMRLWSAKAPCEFNLKDFNVGGYIQAVLDRNLAENISRVLYPNDNFFEGKELRLKQEYFVVAATLQDIIRRFKASKFGSRDIVRTDFSALPDKVAIQLNDTHPALAIPELMRVLVDEEKLSWEKAWDICVRTCAYTNHTVLPEALERWPIDLFQSLLPRHLEIIYEINRRHMECVSSRYPGDVDRMRRMSLIEEGGQKRVNMAHMCIVGSHAVNGVARIHSDILKATIFKDFYEMDPHKFQNKTNGITPRRWLVMCNPGLAEVIAERIGEDFIRDLDQLQKLRNFVNDEAFIRDIAKVKQENKLKFAVHLEEHYKVKINPNSMFDVQVKRIHEYKRQLLNCLHIITFYNRIKKEPNKQWTPRTIMIGGKAAPGYHTAKMIIRLITAIGEVVNNDPVVGDRLKVIFLENYRVTLAEKAIPASDLSEQISTAGTEASGTGNMKFMLNGALTIGTMDGANVEMAEEAGEENFFIFGMRVDDVEAMEARGYNASEFYNRIPELKQAIDQIAGGFFSPKQPDLFKEIVNMLMHHDRFKVFADYEDYIKCQEKVSALYKKPKEWTKKVIHNIAGSGKFSSDRTISQYAREIWGVEPTLEKLAAPDDPK; the protein is encoded by the exons ATGTCCAAGCCACTGTCAGACTCCGATAGAAAGAAGCAGATTTCTGTGAAGGGGCTCGCCGGTGTGGAGAATGTGGCAGACTTAAAGAAAAACTTTAATCGCCATTTGCATTTCACGCTGGTGAAGGACAGGAACGTATCCACCAAACGGGATTATTACTTTGCGCTCGCGCACACAGTCAGAGACCACTTGGTAGGCAGATGGATCAGAACACAGCAGAGTTATTACGAGAAAGACCCCAAA CGTGTATATTACCTTTCCCTGGAGTTCTACATGGGCCGTACCCTGCAGAACACGATGGTGAATCTGGCCCTGGAGAACGCATGTGATGAAGCCACATATCAG CTGGGTCTGGACATGGAAGAGCTGCAGGAGATGGAGGAAGATGCTGGACTGGGAAATGGAGGCCTTGGTCGTCTTGCTG CTTGCTTTCTGGACTCTATGGCCTCTCTTGGCCTGGCTGCCTACGGCTACGGCATTCGCTATGAGTTTGGTATCTTCAACCAGAAAATCTGCAATGGCTGGCAG GTTGAAGAGGCAGATGACTGGCTCCGCTATGGTAACCCATGGGAGAAAGCTCGTCCAGAATATATGCGCCCTGTGCACTTTTATGGTAGGACAGAGCATCACCCAGATGGAGTGAAATGGGTGGATACTCAG GTTGTCTTGGCTTTGCCCTATGACACCCCTATACCTGGATACAGAAACAACATCGTAAACACCATGAGGCTGTGGTCTGCCAAAGCCCCTTGCGAGTTCAACCTGAAAGACT TTAATGTTGGTGGCTACATTCAGGCCGTGCTGGACAGGAACCTGGCGGAGAACATCTCTCGCGTGCTCTACCCCAATGACAAC TTTTTTGAGGGTAAGGAGCTCAGATTGAAGCAGGAGTACTTTGTAGTGGCTGCGACGCTCCAAGACATCATCCGCCGCTTCAAGGCTTCCAAGTTCGGCTCCAGGGATATTGTGCGCACAGACTTCAGCGCTCTGCCTGACAAG GTGGCCATTCAGCTGAATGACACTCACCCTGCCTTAGCCATCCCTGAGCTGATGAGAGTGCTTGTTGATGAAGAAAAACTATCTTGGGAGAAG GCATGGGACATCTGCGTTAGGACCTGCGCCTACACCAACCACACTGTGCTGCCTGAGGCTCTGGAACGCTGGCCTATTGACCTCTTCCAATCCCTGCTGCCCCGGCACCTCGAGATCATCTATGAAATCAACCGCCGCCACATGGAG TGCGTGTCCTCTCGTTACCCCGGTGATGTGGACCGTATGCGCCGCATGTCTCTCATTGAGGAGGGTGGACAGAAGAGAGTCAACATGGCTCATATGTGCATAGTTGGCTCTCATGCAGTCAATGGTGTGGCACGTATCCACTCGGACATCCTCAAAGCTACCAT ATTCAAAGACTTCTATGAGATGGATCCACACAAGTTCCAGAACAAAACAAATGGTATCACCCCTCGCCGTTGGTTGGTGATGTGCAACCCTGGTCTGGCTGAGGTCATTGCAGAG AGAATTGGAGAGGACTTCATTCGCGACCTGGATCAGCTGCAAAAGCTTCGTAATTTTGTCAACGATGAGGCTTTCATTCGAGATATCGCCAAAGTTAAACAG GAGAACAAGCTGAAGTTTGCTGTGCACCTGGAAGAGCACTACAAAGTAAAGATCAACCCCAACTCAATGTTTGACGTTCAGGTGAAGAGAATCCATGAGTATAAGAGGCAGCTGCTCAACTGTCTGCACATTATCACCTTCTACAACC gTATCAAGAAAGAGCCTAATAAACAGTGGACCCCAAGAACAATTATGATTGGAGGAAAG GCTGCCCCAGGCTACCACACGGCTAAAATGATCATTCGTCTCATCACAGCTATTGGTGAGGTGGTCAACAATGACCCGGTGGTGGGCGACCGCCTCAAAGTCATTTTCCTGGAGAACTACAGAGTTACCCTTGCTGAGAAAG CGATCCCTGCATCTGACCTGTCTGAGCAGATCTCCACAGCCGGCACAGAAGCTTCTGGAACTGGCAACATGAAGTTCATGCTGAATGGAGCTCTGACCATCGGCACCATGGATGGAGCCAACGTGGAGATGGCAGAGGAAGCAGGAGAAGAAAACTTCTTTATTTTCGGCATGAGAGTGGACGATGTCGAAGCCATGGAAGCTAGAgg ATACAACGCATCCGAGTTCTACAATCGAATTCCAGAGCTGAAGCAAGCCATAGACCAGATCGCAGGAGGATTCTTCAGCCCAAAACAGCCAGACCTCTTCAAGGAAATTGTCAACATGCTTATGCACCATGATAG gTTCAAGGTGTTTGCTGACTATGAAGACTACATCAAATGCCAAGAGAAAGTCAGTGCTTTGTATAAG AAACCCAAGGAATGGACCAAGAAAGTCATCCACAACATTGCTGGTTCAGGCAAGTTCTCCAGCGACCGCACCATCTCCCAGTACGCCCGTGAGATCTGGGGTGTGGAGCCCACTCTGGAGAAGCTTGCTGCACCTGATGACCCAAAATAA